A genomic stretch from Halogranum gelatinilyticum includes:
- a CDS encoding DUF7123 family protein produces MSATVHPSTESPTKEERLKQFLLNKAQNGELYFKSKFIAEEVGLSPKEIGALMVKLRDSATDLTVEKWSYTSATTWRVEPAAGDAA; encoded by the coding sequence ATGAGCGCAACCGTACACCCCTCCACCGAAAGCCCGACCAAAGAAGAGCGTCTGAAGCAGTTCCTCCTGAACAAGGCGCAGAACGGCGAGCTCTACTTCAAGAGCAAGTTCATCGCCGAGGAAGTCGGTCTTTCACCCAAAGAGATCGGCGCGCTGATGGTCAAGCTCCGTGACTCCGCGACCGACCTCACGGTCGAGAAGTGGTCCTACACGAGCGCGACCACGTGGCGCGTCGAACCAGCCGCAGGCGACGCCGCCTAG
- a CDS encoding site-2 protease family protein, translated as MDSVDSSETTPPTEVLSSVFHLYECRRDGDRLLYYGEVLVPERMLLREIWPAFRSAGYEVQLAQTDRAQDVLVARPLDTPDGSLPWKNLLLLALTICSTLFVGATAWYYVPASEIFANPLSALQAWPFTAAVLGVLLVHELGHYAMARYHGVDVSLPYVIPFIFPFGTMGAIIRMRGQMPDRKSLFDIGVAGPLAGLAATIVITVIGLSLDPITVPERVLSGGGEVIVFNNPPLLDIIAVLINQPVAYGTAASPATNVPLNPVGAAILDLIGQPSVSDRTGVTVHPVIIGGWVGMFFTVLNLLPVGQLDGGHMLRAMLGERQETVAAMVPLALFGLSAYLYYGRGLSINESVGLWAFWGLFSTFIAFNGPAHPIDDTGLDAKRMAVGVFTFLLGLLCFMLVPIQLLGA; from the coding sequence ATGGATTCGGTCGATTCGTCCGAGACCACCCCGCCGACGGAAGTCCTCTCTTCCGTCTTCCACCTCTACGAGTGCCGCCGGGACGGCGACCGGCTTCTCTACTACGGTGAGGTGCTCGTCCCCGAGCGGATGCTCCTCCGCGAAATCTGGCCCGCGTTCCGGTCTGCTGGCTACGAGGTCCAACTCGCCCAGACCGACCGCGCACAGGACGTCCTCGTCGCTCGCCCGCTCGACACGCCGGACGGCAGCCTGCCGTGGAAGAACCTGCTGTTGCTCGCGCTGACGATCTGTTCGACGCTGTTCGTCGGCGCGACCGCGTGGTACTACGTCCCCGCTTCGGAGATCTTCGCGAACCCGCTGTCGGCCCTCCAGGCGTGGCCGTTCACGGCCGCCGTCCTCGGCGTCCTCCTCGTCCACGAACTGGGCCACTACGCGATGGCGCGCTACCACGGCGTCGACGTCTCCTTACCGTACGTCATTCCCTTCATCTTCCCGTTCGGGACGATGGGGGCGATCATCCGGATGCGCGGGCAGATGCCCGACCGGAAGTCGCTGTTCGACATCGGCGTCGCCGGGCCGCTGGCTGGGCTTGCGGCGACGATCGTCATCACGGTCATCGGCCTCTCGCTCGACCCGATAACCGTCCCCGAGCGCGTGCTCTCGGGCGGTGGCGAGGTCATCGTCTTCAACAATCCGCCCCTGCTCGACATCATCGCGGTCCTCATCAACCAGCCCGTCGCCTACGGCACGGCCGCGTCGCCAGCGACGAACGTCCCGCTCAACCCCGTCGGGGCGGCGATTCTCGACCTCATCGGCCAGCCTAGCGTGAGCGACCGGACGGGCGTGACGGTGCATCCGGTCATCATCGGCGGCTGGGTCGGGATGTTCTTTACCGTCCTCAATCTGCTCCCCGTCGGCCAACTCGACGGCGGCCACATGCTCCGGGCGATGCTCGGTGAACGCCAGGAGACGGTGGCGGCGATGGTGCCGCTCGCGCTGTTCGGTCTGTCGGCGTATCTCTACTACGGCCGCGGGCTGAGCATCAACGAGTCGGTCGGGCTGTGGGCCTTCTGGGGGCTGTTCTCGACGTTCATCGCGTTCAACGGTCCGGCCCACCCCATCGACGACACCGGGCTCGACGCGAAACGCATGGCCGTGGGTGTCTTCACGTTCCTCCTCGGCCTGCTCTGTTTCATGCTCGTGCCGATTCAGCTCCTCGGTGCCTGA
- a CDS encoding DUF3592 domain-containing protein: protein MADDSGLSIDGPETLRGALVVLVFGCALAGYGVYDYVQQDDAVRDAVEVDATITDVGVETRSTTGSSDVEYQPTVRYSYEYEGESYAGTDLFAASIPPSYDTESAAEEVVAGYETGETVTAYVPPDDPNDAFVRTERSNSPLLAAGIGGILALLGGASAAKRVTTRSRA from the coding sequence ATGGCCGACGACAGCGGCCTCAGTATCGACGGCCCGGAGACGCTGCGTGGCGCGCTCGTCGTGCTCGTGTTCGGGTGCGCGCTTGCGGGATACGGCGTCTACGACTACGTCCAGCAGGACGACGCGGTGCGTGATGCGGTCGAAGTCGACGCGACGATAACCGACGTCGGCGTCGAGACGAGATCGACGACCGGGTCGAGCGACGTCGAGTACCAGCCGACCGTCAGATACAGCTACGAGTACGAGGGTGAGTCCTACGCCGGAACGGACCTGTTCGCGGCGTCGATCCCGCCGAGCTACGACACCGAGTCGGCGGCCGAGGAGGTCGTCGCGGGCTACGAGACGGGGGAGACGGTGACAGCCTACGTCCCTCCGGACGACCCGAATGACGCGTTCGTGCGGACGGAGCGGTCGAACAGCCCGCTGCTCGCCGCCGGGATCGGCGGGATACTCGCGCTCCTCGGCGGTGCCTCCGCGGCGAAGCGCGTCACTACTCGCTCGCGTGCGTGA
- the thiL gene encoding thiamine-phosphate kinase translates to MDERTALRMLAMDLPGAGDDAAVVDGTVITTDMLHETTDFPAGTTRYTAGWRAVGASLSDVAAMGAQATAAVAVYASPEFDEADLRAFLSGARDVCTAVDAEYVGGDLDGHEEFTVATTAIGDADDPVLRSGATPGDAVCVTGTLGRSAAALRFFDEGDAERGNDLFQFTPRVDAGVRLRDHATAMMDSSDGLARSLHQLAEASDCGFDVAFDRVPVDPAVDEVTNDAADRRECALHFGEDFELVFTVPDDRVDTVQSALDVDVTRIGTVTDSETGVVADGDPLPDRGFTHASE, encoded by the coding sequence ATGGACGAGCGTACGGCCCTGCGGATGCTCGCTATGGACCTCCCCGGTGCTGGCGACGACGCCGCCGTCGTCGACGGCACGGTCATCACGACCGATATGCTCCACGAGACGACGGACTTCCCGGCGGGGACGACGCGCTACACCGCCGGGTGGCGGGCCGTCGGGGCCTCGCTCTCGGATGTCGCCGCGATGGGGGCGCAGGCGACGGCGGCCGTCGCAGTCTACGCTTCCCCCGAATTCGACGAGGCCGACCTCCGTGCCTTCCTCTCGGGTGCTCGCGACGTCTGTACCGCCGTCGACGCTGAGTACGTCGGCGGCGACCTCGACGGCCACGAGGAGTTCACCGTCGCCACGACCGCCATCGGCGACGCCGACGACCCCGTCCTCCGGAGCGGGGCGACCCCCGGCGACGCCGTCTGCGTCACCGGCACGCTCGGCCGGAGTGCCGCCGCGCTCCGCTTTTTCGACGAGGGCGACGCCGAGCGCGGCAACGACCTCTTCCAGTTCACGCCGCGGGTCGACGCCGGGGTTCGGCTCCGCGACCACGCGACGGCGATGATGGACTCCAGCGACGGGCTTGCCCGCTCACTCCACCAACTCGCCGAGGCGAGCGACTGTGGCTTCGACGTCGCCTTCGACCGCGTGCCCGTCGACCCTGCCGTCGACGAGGTCACCAACGACGCCGCCGACAGACGGGAGTGCGCGCTGCATTTCGGCGAGGATTTCGAACTCGTGTTCACCGTTCCCGACGACCGAGTCGACACCGTCCAGTCAGCACTCGACGTCGACGTGACCCGAATCGGGACCGTCACCGACTCGGAGACGGGCGTCGTCGCCGACGGCGACCCCTTGCCGGACCGTGGGTTCACGCACGCGAGCGAGTAG
- a CDS encoding lysylphosphatidylglycerol synthase transmembrane domain-containing protein has translation MANERLRTTVLGFALTFAVFAALFYFAGTDRLVSQLQMAETSLVVAVVGITLLWLSAWSLSLKVVLDVLGVDVSAVKTFFIFAGAMFSNNITPFGQAGGEPVTALLISRTADAEYETGLAAIASVDTLNFVPSITIALFGAGYFVTETTLVASDSRIEMAVIAIVALAVAVPGILYLGWQNRYEIERRAIRRLTPTIRWVTEKLPRVSVPTAESIEGRVNRFFRAIERVATNRRGLALALGLSALGWFCQMVALWVAFQAIGVPIKLSLAMFVVPIGAIAGVTPLPGGAGGIEWVLATLLAAATGPAIGFATATAAVIVYRGAVYWVPTLLGGAVMGVLSVRGRA, from the coding sequence ATGGCAAACGAGCGACTGCGGACGACAGTGCTCGGGTTCGCACTGACGTTTGCCGTCTTCGCCGCGCTGTTCTATTTCGCCGGAACCGACCGGTTGGTCTCCCAGTTACAGATGGCCGAGACGAGCCTCGTCGTCGCCGTCGTCGGCATCACGCTCCTGTGGCTGTCGGCGTGGAGTCTCTCGCTCAAGGTCGTCCTCGACGTGCTCGGCGTCGACGTCTCGGCCGTGAAGACCTTCTTCATCTTCGCGGGCGCGATGTTCTCGAACAACATCACGCCGTTCGGCCAGGCCGGTGGCGAGCCGGTGACCGCGTTGCTCATCTCGCGGACGGCCGACGCGGAGTACGAGACCGGTCTCGCGGCCATCGCGAGCGTCGACACGCTCAACTTCGTCCCCTCCATCACCATCGCGCTGTTCGGCGCGGGCTACTTCGTCACGGAGACGACGCTCGTGGCGAGCGACTCGCGCATCGAGATGGCGGTCATCGCCATCGTCGCCCTCGCGGTCGCCGTCCCCGGTATCCTCTATCTGGGGTGGCAGAACCGCTACGAGATCGAACGTCGGGCGATCCGACGGCTGACGCCCACGATTCGGTGGGTGACCGAGAAGCTCCCCCGGGTGTCCGTCCCGACCGCCGAGAGCATCGAGGGACGCGTCAACCGGTTCTTCCGGGCCATCGAGCGGGTGGCGACGAACCGCCGCGGGCTAGCTCTCGCTCTGGGGCTGTCGGCACTCGGCTGGTTCTGCCAGATGGTGGCGCTCTGGGTCGCGTTCCAGGCCATCGGCGTTCCCATCAAGCTCTCGTTGGCGATGTTCGTCGTCCCCATCGGTGCCATCGCGGGCGTGACGCCGCTGCCGGGCGGGGCCGGTGGCATCGAGTGGGTGTTGGCGACGCTGCTCGCGGCGGCGACTGGTCCTGCCATCGGCTTCGCGACGGCGACGGCCGCGGTCATCGTCTATCGGGGTGCGGTCTACTGGGTCCCGACGCTGCTCGGGGGGGCCGTGATGGGCGTTCTCAGCGTCCGTGGACGGGCCTAA
- a CDS encoding 30S ribosomal protein S19e: MVTLYDVPADELIDELAVRLEDRIEAPEWAQFTKTGSGKELPPQDDDFWFVRAGSLLRKVATKGPIGMERLAVEYGSKKRGSNRYSVSKAKTSTGAKKINRVILQQLEEEGLVETAQGEGRRITAEGRSFLDEVAGDVLEQLDRPELERYA; the protein is encoded by the coding sequence ATGGTAACCCTCTACGACGTGCCGGCGGACGAGCTCATCGACGAGCTCGCCGTCCGACTCGAGGACCGTATCGAAGCACCCGAATGGGCGCAGTTCACGAAGACGGGCTCCGGCAAGGAGCTGCCGCCGCAGGACGACGACTTCTGGTTCGTCCGCGCGGGCAGCCTGCTCCGTAAGGTCGCCACGAAGGGGCCCATCGGGATGGAGCGACTCGCCGTCGAGTACGGCTCGAAGAAGCGCGGTTCGAACCGCTACAGCGTCTCGAAGGCCAAGACCTCGACCGGCGCGAAGAAGATCAACCGCGTCATTCTCCAGCAGCTCGAAGAGGAGGGTCTCGTCGAGACCGCACAGGGCGAGGGCCGCCGCATCACCGCCGAGGGTCGCAGCTTCCTCGACGAGGTCGCTGGCGACGTGCTCGAACAGCTCGACCGTCCCGAGCTGGAACGCTACGCGTAG
- a CDS encoding DNA-binding protein produces the protein MSGNPDDDRLEELRQKKMQELQDQAEQQQQQGGGEADEAARQQAEAQKDALLRKFLTDGARQRLNAVQMSKPDFAEQVEQQVLALAQSGRIQGQIDEEQMKSILKELKPDSKSFDIRRR, from the coding sequence ATGAGTGGGAACCCTGACGACGACCGACTGGAGGAGCTTCGCCAGAAGAAGATGCAGGAACTGCAGGACCAAGCCGAACAACAACAGCAGCAGGGCGGCGGCGAGGCCGACGAGGCCGCCCGCCAGCAGGCCGAAGCGCAGAAGGACGCGCTGCTCCGGAAGTTCCTGACCGACGGCGCGCGCCAGCGGCTCAACGCCGTCCAGATGTCCAAGCCTGACTTCGCCGAACAGGTCGAACAGCAGGTCCTCGCGCTCGCACAGAGCGGGCGCATCCAGGGCCAGATCGACGAAGAGCAGATGAAGAGCATCCTGAAGGAACTCAAGCCCGACTCCAAGAGCTTCGACATCCGGCGCCGGTAG
- a CDS encoding DUF7411 family protein, whose product MELALLYSGGKDSSLAALLLDTFYDVRLVTAHFDVTDDWQHAERAAETLGFPFETLELDTDVARTAAERMYEDGYPRNGIQTVHEHALERVAEWDVDAVADGTRRDDRVPTVSRAQAQSLEDRHGVDYLSPLSGFGRHAVDRLVETALDVQTGPSEEIPRADYEAELRVVLTDNYGPEAVAEVFPDHTQTYVRGRQ is encoded by the coding sequence ATGGAGCTGGCGCTTCTGTACAGCGGCGGCAAGGACTCCTCGTTAGCCGCTTTGCTGCTCGATACGTTCTACGACGTCCGGCTCGTGACCGCCCATTTCGACGTGACCGACGACTGGCAACACGCCGAGCGCGCCGCCGAGACGCTGGGCTTCCCGTTCGAGACGCTCGAACTCGACACCGACGTCGCTCGGACGGCGGCCGAACGGATGTACGAGGACGGCTACCCGCGCAACGGTATCCAGACCGTCCACGAACACGCGCTCGAACGCGTCGCCGAGTGGGACGTCGACGCCGTCGCCGACGGCACCCGCCGCGACGACCGCGTCCCGACCGTCTCGCGTGCGCAGGCGCAGAGCCTCGAAGACCGCCACGGCGTCGACTATCTCTCGCCGCTGTCGGGCTTCGGCCGCCACGCCGTCGACCGGCTCGTCGAGACGGCACTCGACGTGCAGACTGGACCGAGCGAGGAGATTCCCCGCGCCGACTACGAGGCCGAACTCCGCGTCGTCCTGACCGACAACTACGGTCCCGAGGCCGTCGCCGAGGTCTTCCCCGACCACACGCAGACGTACGTACGTGGTCGGCAGTAA
- a CDS encoding DUF4870 domain-containing protein: MPSTNVRDEEDRTATGVIVHAIGFVFGVFGTALVFFLSRRRFSTSNARNALNWQLFVLFALFLLTFCFTVSPWDLVSIVPGFAIFGLLFLDVLCCGWATVQALRGNAWSYPFARKFV, from the coding sequence ATGCCCTCCACGAACGTCCGAGACGAGGAAGACAGAACTGCGACGGGCGTCATCGTTCACGCAATCGGATTCGTGTTCGGCGTGTTCGGCACGGCCCTCGTCTTCTTCCTGTCGCGTCGGCGGTTCTCGACGTCGAACGCGCGCAACGCACTCAACTGGCAGCTGTTCGTCCTGTTCGCGCTCTTCCTACTGACGTTCTGCTTCACCGTTTCCCCCTGGGACCTCGTCAGTATCGTCCCCGGGTTCGCTATCTTCGGTCTACTCTTTCTCGACGTTCTCTGCTGTGGCTGGGCGACGGTGCAGGCGCTCCGTGGGAACGCTTGGAGCTATCCCTTCGCTCGTAAGTTCGTCTGA
- a CDS encoding DMT family transporter, whose protein sequence is MDPGILYSLVAALLWGVQIVALKRYFDGYSAYALPVLINGFAALTFAPFAVATTSPAELPSLATFTPVAIGAILLTVVAIGGAFITFLQALEIGEVSYVAPINKLAPVFVLPIEVALLGAVLGPLELAGVGVATLAVYVANYEPGELVEPIKRAAYSKPAQLALLSAAGWGVGDVGKRVALQELALPPQLWVPLLEVGVVLVLLPVAFRKLPSWSQLRPDLPKFLALGALVASAEFVTSLAFGLIPASIASPVINTQAVVAVVLGGLLLGEENLGIRLVAALLAVAGVGLLAL, encoded by the coding sequence GTGGACCCCGGAATTCTCTACTCTCTCGTTGCCGCACTCCTGTGGGGCGTCCAGATCGTCGCCCTGAAGCGCTACTTCGACGGCTACTCCGCATACGCGCTGCCCGTCCTCATCAACGGCTTTGCCGCGCTCACCTTCGCCCCCTTCGCGGTCGCGACGACGTCGCCCGCGGAGCTACCGTCGCTTGCGACGTTCACGCCCGTCGCCATCGGCGCGATTCTCCTCACCGTCGTCGCCATCGGCGGCGCGTTCATCACCTTCCTGCAGGCACTCGAAATCGGCGAGGTGTCGTACGTCGCCCCCATCAACAAGCTCGCGCCGGTGTTCGTCCTGCCCATCGAAGTCGCGCTCTTGGGCGCGGTGCTCGGCCCGCTGGAACTCGCGGGCGTCGGCGTCGCGACCCTCGCGGTCTACGTCGCCAACTACGAACCCGGCGAACTCGTCGAGCCGATCAAGCGCGCAGCGTACTCGAAGCCCGCCCAACTCGCGCTCTTGAGTGCCGCTGGCTGGGGCGTCGGCGACGTGGGGAAACGCGTCGCCCTGCAGGAACTCGCGCTGCCGCCGCAGCTGTGGGTGCCGCTGCTCGAAGTCGGCGTCGTCCTCGTGCTCCTGCCGGTTGCGTTCCGAAAACTCCCCTCGTGGAGCCAGCTCCGCCCCGACCTGCCGAAGTTCCTCGCGCTCGGCGCGCTCGTCGCCTCCGCGGAGTTCGTCACGTCGCTGGCGTTCGGACTCATCCCCGCCAGCATCGCGTCGCCGGTCATCAACACCCAAGCGGTGGTCGCGGTCGTCCTCGGTGGGCTCCTCTTGGGCGAGGAGAACCTCGGCATCCGGCTCGTCGCCGCGCTGCTCGCCGTGGCCGGCGTCGGCCTACTCGCACTCTGA
- the hisS gene encoding histidine--tRNA ligase, giving the protein MYDRLKGFRDFYPEEMGSRRQVFDAMEDTAARYGFREIGTPTLERTQMYVDKSGEEIVDELYAFTDKGGRDVTLTPELTPTVARMVVAKQQALSKPIKWVSTRPFWRYEQVQQGRFREFYQTNVDIFGSSEPEADAEILAFAADTLFDLGLSADDFEFRVSHRDILSGLLDAFDADVNSRDAIRAVDKRAKIEDAEYLGLLQDAGLSASQAQQFDDLITAGNLDAIADFGDEDLADAVDNLRNVLDAAEDFGAGDVTTLSLTTARGLDYYTGVVFECFDTTGEVSRAVFGGGRYDDLIEDFGGQPTPAVGVALGDATLQLLLQRADAWPDEELRTDYYVLQVGDTRETAARVARDLREEGNVVESDVAGRSFGAQMNYADGINAKTVVIVGEQDLANGEVTVKDMESGDQTTVPVDEFPGDLDAPTYEDFE; this is encoded by the coding sequence ATGTACGACCGACTCAAGGGCTTCCGCGACTTCTACCCCGAAGAGATGGGGTCGCGTCGGCAGGTCTTCGACGCGATGGAGGACACCGCGGCCCGCTACGGCTTCCGTGAAATCGGGACGCCCACGCTCGAACGGACGCAGATGTACGTCGACAAATCGGGCGAGGAGATCGTCGACGAACTCTACGCCTTCACCGACAAGGGCGGCCGTGACGTCACCCTCACCCCCGAACTGACGCCGACCGTCGCCCGGATGGTCGTCGCCAAGCAACAGGCACTCTCGAAGCCCATCAAGTGGGTCTCGACGCGACCCTTCTGGCGCTACGAGCAGGTCCAGCAGGGCCGCTTCCGCGAGTTCTACCAGACCAACGTCGACATCTTCGGCTCCAGCGAACCCGAGGCCGACGCCGAGATTCTGGCGTTCGCCGCCGACACGCTGTTCGACCTCGGCCTCTCCGCCGACGACTTCGAGTTCCGCGTCAGCCACCGCGACATCCTCTCCGGCCTCCTCGACGCCTTCGACGCCGACGTCAACAGCCGCGACGCCATCCGCGCGGTCGACAAGCGCGCCAAAATCGAGGACGCGGAGTATCTCGGTCTCCTGCAGGACGCCGGTCTCTCGGCCAGCCAGGCCCAGCAGTTCGACGACCTCATCACCGCAGGCAATCTCGACGCCATCGCCGACTTCGGCGACGAAGACCTCGCCGACGCGGTCGACAACCTCCGGAACGTCCTCGACGCCGCGGAGGACTTTGGCGCGGGCGACGTGACCACGCTGTCGCTGACGACGGCCCGCGGGCTGGACTACTACACCGGCGTCGTCTTCGAGTGCTTCGACACGACGGGCGAGGTCTCCCGCGCCGTCTTCGGCGGCGGCCGCTACGACGACCTCATCGAGGACTTCGGCGGCCAGCCGACGCCCGCCGTCGGTGTCGCCCTCGGCGACGCGACGCTCCAACTGCTCCTCCAGCGCGCGGACGCGTGGCCCGACGAGGAACTGCGGACGGACTACTACGTCCTGCAGGTCGGCGACACCCGCGAGACGGCCGCCCGCGTCGCCCGCGACCTCCGCGAGGAGGGCAACGTCGTCGAGTCGGACGTCGCCGGCCGCAGCTTCGGCGCGCAGATGAACTACGCCGACGGCATCAACGCGAAGACCGTCGTCATCGTCGGCGAACAGGACCTCGCGAACGGCGAGGTGACGGTCAAGGACATGGAGAGCGGCGACCAGACGACCGTGCCGGTCGACGAGTTCCCCGGCGACCTCGACGCGCCGACGTACGAGGACTTCGAGTGA
- a CDS encoding universal stress protein, with the protein MYDTILVPTDGSDAAMNAVDHAVDLARQYDATLHVLAVVDPTSFSTLDVDPSTVVVAMERQAREAAQRVETVAEEAGVAIETAVVRGDPARTITTYATDNEADLVVMGTHGRSGLDRYLLGSVTERVVRTADVPVLTVRYEE; encoded by the coding sequence ATGTACGACACGATTCTAGTTCCGACAGACGGCAGTGACGCAGCGATGAACGCGGTCGACCACGCGGTCGACCTCGCCCGGCAGTACGACGCGACGCTCCACGTGCTGGCCGTCGTCGACCCGACGTCGTTCAGCACGCTCGACGTCGACCCCAGCACCGTCGTCGTCGCGATGGAGCGGCAGGCCCGCGAGGCGGCCCAGCGGGTCGAGACTGTGGCCGAGGAGGCCGGTGTCGCAATCGAGACGGCCGTCGTCCGCGGCGACCCCGCCCGGACCATCACGACCTACGCGACCGACAACGAGGCCGACCTCGTCGTCATGGGCACCCACGGCCGGAGCGGTCTCGACCGCTATCTCCTCGGCAGCGTGACCGAGCGGGTCGTCCGAACCGCGGACGTTCCCGTCCTCACCGTCCGCTACGAGGAGTAA
- a CDS encoding universal stress protein, whose amino-acid sequence MNTQYERILVPTDGSAEAEAAVAHAVELAARYDAALHALSVVDVSNFRGLDVDSVIVDGFEEEARAAVDRVADAATEAGVTAETAVVHGAAGEEILAYVATHDVDLVVVGTRGRHGLEGLLLGSVAERVVRHADVPVLTVQYDE is encoded by the coding sequence ATGAACACACAGTACGAGCGGATCCTGGTCCCCACCGACGGAAGTGCCGAAGCGGAGGCGGCCGTCGCACACGCGGTCGAACTCGCCGCCCGCTACGACGCGGCACTCCACGCCCTCTCGGTCGTCGACGTGAGCAACTTCAGAGGTCTCGACGTCGACAGCGTCATCGTCGACGGCTTCGAGGAGGAGGCGCGGGCGGCCGTCGACCGTGTCGCCGACGCGGCCACCGAGGCGGGCGTCACGGCCGAGACGGCAGTCGTCCACGGCGCGGCCGGCGAGGAGATCTTGGCGTACGTCGCGACCCACGACGTGGACCTCGTCGTCGTCGGGACGCGGGGGCGTCACGGACTGGAGGGACTCCTCCTCGGCAGCGTCGCCGAGCGGGTCGTCCGCCACGCCGACGTGCCCGTCCTCACCGTCCAATACGACGAGTGA
- the truA gene encoding tRNA pseudouridine(38-40) synthase TruA has translation MPTRAFRVAYDGRPFYGFQRQPDVPTVEDTLFDALRRLDVLADDANKPAGYAAAGRTDAGVSAVAQTVAFECPDWATPRALNSELPGTVRAWAAADVADGFHATHDAVARRYSYYLYAPESGVDALDGRGGVDDERARAALDALCGEHDFHNLTLDDTGTVRELSGELTRDGDFLVVRVEAGGFARELVRRVVSLVHGVASGDSEMSKVERVLGPDPLDGAEGVPSAPPTPLVLTGVDYPDVAFTVDEMAAASTRQAFGEAAVAGRVAGRVATAVRAGVPSTRGDE, from the coding sequence ATGCCCACGCGTGCGTTCCGCGTCGCATACGACGGCCGCCCCTTCTACGGCTTCCAGCGACAGCCCGACGTGCCGACCGTCGAGGACACCCTGTTCGACGCGCTCCGCCGACTCGACGTGCTCGCCGACGACGCCAACAAACCCGCGGGCTACGCGGCCGCCGGGCGGACCGACGCTGGTGTCTCCGCCGTCGCCCAGACTGTCGCCTTCGAGTGCCCCGACTGGGCGACGCCGCGGGCACTGAACAGCGAGCTACCGGGGACGGTCCGCGCGTGGGCCGCCGCCGACGTCGCCGACGGCTTCCACGCGACCCACGACGCCGTCGCCCGGCGGTACAGCTACTATCTCTACGCGCCCGAATCCGGCGTCGACGCGCTCGACGGCCGCGGTGGCGTCGACGACGAGCGGGCGCGGGCCGCGCTCGACGCGCTCTGCGGCGAACACGACTTCCACAACCTCACGCTCGACGACACCGGGACCGTCCGCGAGCTGTCGGGCGAGCTGACCCGTGACGGCGACTTCCTCGTCGTTCGAGTCGAAGCGGGGGGGTTCGCCCGCGAACTCGTCCGCCGCGTCGTCTCGCTCGTCCACGGCGTCGCGAGCGGCGACTCGGAGATGTCGAAAGTCGAGCGCGTGCTCGGTCCCGACCCCCTCGACGGTGCCGAGGGCGTTCCCTCCGCGCCGCCGACGCCGCTGGTGTTGACCGGGGTCGACTATCCCGACGTCGCGTTCACCGTCGACGAGATGGCCGCGGCGTCGACGCGGCAGGCGTTCGGCGAGGCGGCCGTCGCCGGGCGCGTGGCGGGGCGCGTCGCGACCGCGGTCCGGGCGGGCGTGCCGTCGACTCGCGGAGACGAGTGA